A single window of Streptomyces sudanensis DNA harbors:
- a CDS encoding iron ABC transporter permease produces the protein MTGTAVRPPGARAGRARRAPRLPAGPAAVVAGGVAALLLVAAAHLGYGRSGVGLGDLLRLAVGGGDAEARAVLLGGRLPRTLAGLAAGAALAVAGCLLQSSVRNPLASPDTLGVTAGAYLAVAVGAITGFPPGGLPRGGVAFAGGLLAAALVHAVAGGARGRPAHLVLAGVSVTLALSSVTAVLVVLFQEETGAVFFWGHGSLAVADTGRSLAALPLLGAGLAGGLLLARTLDVLGTGDDTARGLGVPVGRVRLAAVLLAVLLTACAVAVTGPIGFVGLAAPHLVRFAGVRRHAVLLPAAALWGAVLLLAADLLARVTSPTGNEVAAGVVTALFGAPLFLWLARRLPPEPAAPGTVMPARGGRRPPYPPLLAGGAAVVAALLAGGLLLGDVAVPPGELPGLLAGGGDELLRGVVLEYRLPRLLVAALAGALLAVAGGVVQTVARNPLADLTVMGVSGGAGFGAALVLVALPSVPYAALPVAALLGGAAAFALTYGLSLRKGSVAPERLVLVGVGTFALTTAATNYLVVGARFQVAQALTWLSGSTYARDAADLSVLAGAAAVGVPLLVLSFRRLDLLALGEDTPRTLGLPLERTRLAVLALAVALAACAVAVVGTVAFVGLVAPHAARMLTGSRAHRLLPVAALLGAALMIAADTAGRALVAPAEIPSGLLAALIGTPYFVWHLRRGHRAG, from the coding sequence GTGACCGGGACCGCCGTACGGCCCCCGGGCGCCCGGGCGGGCCGGGCCCGGAGGGCGCCGCGCCTCCCGGCCGGCCCGGCCGCGGTCGTCGCCGGCGGGGTGGCGGCGCTGCTGCTGGTGGCCGCGGCGCACCTGGGGTACGGGCGCAGCGGCGTCGGCCTCGGGGACCTGCTGCGGCTGGCGGTGGGCGGCGGGGACGCGGAGGCGCGGGCGGTGCTGCTGGGCGGGCGGCTGCCGCGCACCCTGGCCGGGCTGGCCGCCGGGGCGGCGCTGGCCGTCGCGGGCTGCCTGCTCCAGTCGTCGGTGCGCAACCCGCTGGCGTCGCCGGACACGCTGGGCGTGACGGCCGGCGCGTACCTGGCGGTGGCGGTCGGCGCGATCACCGGGTTCCCGCCCGGCGGCCTGCCGCGCGGCGGCGTCGCGTTCGCCGGGGGGCTGCTCGCGGCGGCGCTGGTGCACGCCGTGGCGGGCGGGGCGCGGGGGCGGCCCGCCCATCTGGTGCTCGCCGGGGTGTCGGTGACGCTGGCGCTGTCCAGCGTCACCGCGGTGCTGGTGGTGCTGTTCCAGGAGGAGACCGGCGCGGTGTTCTTCTGGGGGCACGGTTCCCTCGCGGTGGCCGACACCGGCCGGTCCCTGGCGGCGCTGCCGCTGCTCGGGGCGGGTCTGGCGGGCGGGCTGCTGCTGGCCCGGACGCTGGACGTGCTCGGCACCGGGGACGACACCGCGCGGGGCCTGGGCGTGCCGGTGGGCCGGGTGCGGCTGGCGGCGGTGCTGCTGGCGGTGCTGCTGACGGCGTGCGCGGTGGCGGTGACCGGCCCGATCGGCTTCGTCGGGCTGGCCGCGCCGCACCTGGTGCGGTTCGCCGGGGTGCGGCGGCACGCGGTGCTGCTGCCGGCGGCGGCCCTGTGGGGGGCGGTGCTGCTGCTGGCGGCGGACCTGCTGGCGCGGGTCACGTCGCCGACCGGCAACGAGGTCGCGGCCGGGGTGGTGACCGCGTTGTTCGGTGCTCCGCTGTTCCTGTGGCTGGCCCGGCGGCTGCCGCCGGAACCGGCCGCCCCCGGCACGGTGATGCCGGCCCGCGGCGGCCGCCGGCCGCCGTACCCGCCGCTGCTGGCGGGCGGGGCGGCGGTGGTGGCCGCGCTGCTGGCGGGCGGGCTGCTGCTGGGGGACGTCGCCGTGCCGCCCGGTGAGCTGCCGGGGCTGCTGGCGGGCGGCGGGGACGAACTGCTGCGGGGCGTGGTGCTGGAGTACCGGCTGCCGCGGCTGCTGGTGGCGGCCCTGGCGGGGGCGCTGCTGGCGGTGGCGGGCGGCGTCGTGCAGACCGTGGCGCGCAACCCGCTCGCGGACCTGACGGTGATGGGCGTCAGCGGTGGCGCCGGGTTCGGCGCGGCGCTGGTGCTGGTGGCGCTGCCGTCGGTGCCGTACGCGGCGCTGCCGGTGGCGGCGCTGCTGGGCGGTGCGGCGGCGTTCGCGCTGACGTACGGGCTGTCGCTGCGGAAGGGGTCGGTGGCGCCGGAGCGGCTGGTGCTGGTCGGCGTCGGCACGTTCGCGCTGACGACGGCGGCGACGAACTACCTGGTGGTGGGGGCGCGTTTCCAGGTCGCGCAGGCCCTGACGTGGCTGTCGGGCTCGACGTACGCGCGGGACGCGGCGGACCTGTCGGTGCTGGCGGGGGCGGCGGCCGTGGGCGTGCCGCTGCTGGTGCTGTCGTTCCGGCGGCTGGACCTGCTGGCGTTGGGCGAGGACACCCCCCGCACGCTGGGCCTGCCGCTGGAGCGGACCCGGCTGGCGGTGCTGGCCCTGGCGGTGGCGCTGGCGGCGTGCGCGGTCGCCGTCGTGGGGACGGTGGCGTTCGTCGGGCTGGTCGCGCCGCACGCGGCGCGGATGCTGACCGGTTCGCGGGCGCACCGGCTGCTGCCGGTGGCGGCGCTGCTGGGCGCGGCGCTGATGATCGCCGCGGACACGGCGGGCCGTGCGCTCGTCGCGCCCGCCGAGATCCCGTCGGGGCTGCTGGCGGCGCTGATCGGCACGCCGTACTTCGTGTGGCATCTGCGGCGCGGCCACCGAGCGGGCTGA
- a CDS encoding IucA/IucC family protein, with protein MTDGHPVPEPAEVSPESWREANRRLLAKALSEFAFEGLVEPLETEAEGRFRIDLDSGVSYAFSATRGAFGSWRVAGDSVTRGAAGLLGDGVESPAWDAQRFLVDCAGTAGVDAPTLGMYLTELSATLAVDAARVEHGGWTAAELRGLDHAELECAMTGHPTLVANKGRVGFSSGDVRAYAPESRQPVALEWIAVHRGLAEFRGTPGLSERAVVAHELDADTAAAFRTRIEAAGGDPDAYVWMPVHPWQWDHAVQVLFAGEVAQRRIVPLGRSADAYLPQQSVRTLTNVSERGRYDVKLPLRIVNTLIWRGIPPHCTQGAPLTTQWLTGLLGRDALLRDELRTVFLGEVASVTVRHPYLDGVPGVPYQHLETLGCIWREPVSARRDEGERVRTFAALLHVDEHGASFAAELARASGLPAEEWLSRLFETVLHPVLHVMYTYGITFNPHGQNTLIGYDADEVPRRLFLKDFVDDVSVSHAPVPERGPEPDGHDHVLPRKSPAVIRQHVVDQVLLGHFRYLAPLAAGHMGVPEERFWRLVRRAVVAYQERFPERKDRYAEYDVLAGEFPRYPFNTDRLVVTRYVDRALRHALRPNGTVPNPLS; from the coding sequence ATGACCGACGGCCACCCCGTCCCCGAACCCGCCGAGGTGTCACCGGAGTCCTGGCGCGAGGCGAACCGCCGGCTCCTCGCCAAGGCACTGTCCGAGTTCGCCTTCGAAGGGCTGGTCGAGCCGCTGGAAACGGAGGCGGAGGGCCGGTTCCGGATCGACCTGGACAGCGGCGTCTCGTACGCGTTCTCCGCCACGCGCGGCGCGTTCGGCTCCTGGCGGGTCGCCGGGGACTCCGTGACGCGCGGCGCGGCGGGCCTCCTCGGCGACGGCGTCGAGAGCCCCGCCTGGGACGCGCAGCGGTTCCTCGTGGACTGCGCCGGCACCGCGGGCGTCGACGCGCCGACCCTCGGCATGTACCTCACGGAGCTGTCGGCGACGCTCGCCGTCGACGCGGCGCGCGTCGAGCACGGCGGGTGGACGGCGGCCGAGCTGCGCGGACTGGACCATGCCGAGCTGGAGTGCGCCATGACGGGCCATCCGACGCTCGTCGCCAACAAGGGGCGCGTCGGCTTCTCGTCGGGCGACGTGCGGGCGTACGCGCCGGAGTCGCGGCAGCCGGTCGCCCTGGAGTGGATCGCCGTGCACCGGGGGCTCGCCGAGTTCCGCGGCACGCCCGGCCTGAGCGAGCGGGCGGTCGTCGCGCACGAGCTGGACGCGGACACCGCCGCCGCGTTCCGCACGCGGATCGAGGCGGCGGGCGGCGACCCGGACGCGTACGTGTGGATGCCCGTGCACCCCTGGCAGTGGGACCACGCCGTGCAGGTGCTGTTCGCCGGGGAGGTCGCCCAGCGGCGGATCGTGCCGCTCGGCCGGAGCGCCGACGCGTACCTGCCGCAGCAGTCGGTGCGGACCCTGACGAACGTGTCGGAACGCGGCCGGTACGACGTCAAGCTCCCCCTGAGGATCGTCAACACGCTGATCTGGCGCGGCATCCCGCCGCACTGCACGCAGGGCGCGCCGCTCACCACGCAGTGGCTGACGGGCCTGCTCGGCCGGGACGCGCTGCTCCGCGACGAGCTGCGGACGGTGTTCCTCGGCGAGGTCGCCTCGGTGACGGTCCGCCACCCCTACCTGGACGGCGTGCCGGGGGTGCCGTACCAGCACCTGGAGACGCTGGGCTGCATCTGGCGGGAGCCGGTGTCGGCGCGGCGGGACGAGGGCGAGCGGGTCCGCACGTTCGCGGCGCTGCTGCACGTCGACGAGCACGGCGCGTCGTTCGCGGCGGAACTGGCCCGCGCCTCGGGGCTGCCCGCCGAGGAGTGGCTGTCGCGGCTGTTCGAGACGGTGCTGCACCCGGTGCTGCACGTGATGTACACGTACGGCATCACCTTCAACCCGCACGGCCAGAACACGCTGATCGGGTACGACGCCGACGAGGTGCCGCGGCGGCTGTTCCTGAAGGACTTCGTGGACGACGTGTCCGTGTCGCACGCCCCGGTCCCCGAACGCGGGCCCGAACCGGACGGCCACGACCACGTGCTGCCCCGCAAGAGCCCGGCCGTCATCCGCCAGCACGTCGTCGACCAGGTGCTGCTGGGCCACTTCCGGTACCTGGCGCCGCTCGCCGCCGGGCACATGGGCGTCCCCGAGGAGCGGTTCTGGCGGCTGGTGCGGCGGGCCGTCGTGGCGTACCAGGAGCGCTTCCCGGAGCGGAAGGACCGCTACGCCGAGTACGACGTGCTCGCCGGGGAGTTCCCGCGCTACCCGTTCAACACCGACCGGCTCGTCGTCACCCGCTACGTCGACCGGGCGCTGCGGCACGCGCTGCGCCCGAACGGCACCGTCCCCAACCCGCTGTCGTGA
- a CDS encoding SDR family oxidoreductase codes for MTERNDRPALAPGQAPGPDRGTPPLCLVTGATGYIGGRLVPELLDAGYRVRCLARTPGKLRDHPWADRVHVVRGDAGDEASVRDAMRGVDVAYYLVHALGTGAGFEDADRRAATVFARAARGAGVRRLVYLGGLTPAGVPEHRLSPHLRSRAEVGRILLASGVPTAVLRAAVILGSGSASFEMLRYLTERLPLMVTPRWLRTRIQPIAVRDVLRYLVGSAGMPPDVSRVFDVGGPDVLTYRDLMERYAAVAGLRRRLILPVPLLTLRLSSLWVGLVTPVPASIARPLAESLRHEVVCREHDIARHVPDPPGAPLGVDEALALALRRVREARVTTRWSSASVPGAPSDPLPTDPDWAGGSLYTDEREQLVDATPERLWQVIEGVGGDNGWYSFPLAWAVRGRLDRLVGGVGLRRGRRDAARLRAGDSLDFWRVEEIRHGRLLRLRAEMRLPGLAWLEMYAERDERGRTRYRQRALFHPRGLLGHVYWWSVAPFHAVVFGGMARNITRAAERAAARDAAREAVRDAVREAAAPGRPGPPAGPGPGPGPGGAR; via the coding sequence ATGACGGAGCGGAACGACCGGCCCGCACTCGCGCCCGGGCAAGCGCCCGGACCGGACCGCGGCACCCCGCCGCTCTGCCTGGTCACCGGCGCCACCGGCTACATCGGCGGCCGCCTGGTCCCCGAACTCCTCGACGCCGGGTACCGCGTCCGCTGCCTCGCCCGCACCCCCGGCAAGCTCCGCGACCACCCCTGGGCGGACCGCGTCCACGTCGTCCGCGGCGACGCCGGCGACGAGGCGTCGGTGCGCGACGCGATGCGCGGCGTCGACGTCGCCTACTACCTCGTCCACGCCCTCGGCACCGGCGCCGGCTTCGAGGACGCCGACCGCCGGGCCGCCACCGTCTTCGCCCGCGCGGCGCGCGGCGCCGGCGTCCGGCGCCTGGTCTACCTCGGCGGCCTCACCCCCGCCGGGGTGCCCGAGCACCGGCTCTCGCCGCACCTGCGGTCCCGCGCGGAGGTCGGGCGCATCCTCCTCGCCTCCGGAGTGCCCACCGCCGTGCTGCGCGCCGCCGTCATCCTCGGCTCCGGCTCCGCGTCCTTCGAGATGCTCCGCTACCTCACCGAACGCCTGCCCCTGATGGTCACCCCGCGCTGGCTGCGCACCCGCATCCAGCCGATCGCCGTCCGCGACGTGCTGCGCTACCTCGTCGGCAGCGCCGGGATGCCGCCCGACGTCAGCCGCGTCTTCGACGTCGGCGGCCCCGACGTGCTCACCTACCGCGACCTGATGGAGCGTTACGCCGCCGTCGCCGGGCTGCGCCGGCGCCTCATCCTGCCCGTACCGCTGCTCACGCTGCGCCTGTCCAGCCTGTGGGTCGGACTCGTCACGCCCGTGCCGGCGTCCATCGCCCGGCCCCTCGCCGAATCGCTGCGCCACGAGGTGGTGTGCCGCGAACACGACATCGCCCGCCACGTCCCCGACCCGCCCGGCGCGCCCCTCGGCGTCGACGAGGCGCTCGCGCTCGCCCTGCGCCGCGTCCGGGAGGCCCGCGTCACCACCCGCTGGTCCTCCGCCTCCGTGCCCGGCGCGCCCAGCGACCCGCTGCCCACCGACCCCGACTGGGCGGGCGGCAGCCTCTACACCGACGAGCGGGAGCAACTCGTCGACGCGACACCCGAACGGCTGTGGCAGGTCATCGAGGGCGTCGGCGGCGACAACGGCTGGTACTCCTTCCCCCTGGCCTGGGCGGTGCGCGGCCGGCTGGACCGGCTCGTCGGCGGCGTCGGGCTGCGCCGCGGCCGGCGCGACGCCGCACGGCTGCGCGCCGGCGACTCCCTGGACTTCTGGCGCGTCGAGGAGATCCGGCACGGCCGGCTGCTGCGGCTGCGCGCCGAGATGCGGCTGCCCGGCCTGGCCTGGCTGGAGATGTACGCCGAACGGGACGAGCGGGGCCGCACCCGCTACCGGCAGCGGGCCCTGTTCCACCCGCGCGGGCTGCTCGGCCACGTCTACTGGTGGAGCGTCGCCCCGTTCCACGCCGTCGTGTTCGGCGGCATGGCCCGCAACATCACCCGGGCCGCCGAGCGGGCCGCGGCCAGGGATGCCGCCCGGGAGGCCGTCCGGGACGCCGTCCGGGAGGCCGCCGCACCCGGACGCCCCGGTCCCCCGGCCGGGCCCGGACCCGGACCCGGACCCGGCGGGGCGCGCTGA
- a CDS encoding ABC transporter substrate-binding protein: MRTAPRARTALVALLAAAALAATAAGCGSASKEAAGTPPAEEGGNRITVPHLKGPTTLERPARRVVALEWTYAEDLLALGVSPVGVADVKGYDRWVTGGPRFGPGVRDVGTRQAPSLEAVKALKPDLIITSRVRSEANHGQLAAIAPTLVFDPYAADGEYGEMRATLKAVGTAVGRSREADAALKDLDAKIGAARRKLAAAGRSGAEVTVARGYTTDGAAVVEVLTDSTLPGGLLPRLGLRNAWKGRANAYGMSKVDIEGLRPVEKSTLVYVAAEDDDVFATALPENSLWRDLDFVRGGRVHALDPGTWFFGGPFSTGQVADEITRALTS; encoded by the coding sequence ATGCGCACCGCACCACGGGCCCGCACCGCCCTCGTCGCGCTCCTCGCCGCCGCGGCGCTCGCCGCCACGGCCGCCGGCTGCGGCTCCGCCTCGAAGGAGGCGGCCGGCACGCCCCCCGCGGAGGAGGGCGGCAACCGGATCACCGTCCCCCACCTGAAGGGCCCCACCACGCTGGAGCGGCCCGCGCGGCGGGTCGTCGCCCTGGAGTGGACGTACGCCGAGGACCTGCTGGCCCTCGGGGTGTCCCCGGTCGGGGTCGCCGACGTGAAGGGGTACGACCGGTGGGTCACCGGCGGCCCCCGCTTCGGCCCGGGCGTCCGGGACGTCGGGACGCGGCAGGCACCCAGCCTGGAGGCGGTCAAGGCACTGAAACCCGACCTGATCATCACCTCCCGGGTGCGTTCGGAGGCCAACCACGGGCAGCTGGCGGCGATCGCGCCGACGCTGGTGTTCGACCCGTACGCGGCGGACGGCGAGTACGGGGAGATGCGGGCCACGCTGAAGGCCGTCGGCACCGCCGTCGGCAGGTCCCGGGAGGCCGACGCGGCGCTGAAGGACCTCGACGCGAAGATCGGCGCGGCGAGGCGGAAGCTGGCCGCGGCGGGCAGGAGCGGCGCGGAGGTGACCGTCGCCCGCGGGTACACCACCGACGGCGCCGCCGTGGTGGAGGTCCTCACCGACTCCACCCTCCCCGGCGGGCTGCTGCCCCGGCTGGGCCTGAGGAACGCCTGGAAGGGCAGGGCCAACGCGTACGGCATGAGCAAGGTCGACATCGAGGGCCTCAGGCCCGTCGAGAAGTCCACCCTCGTCTACGTCGCCGCGGAGGACGACGACGTGTTCGCCACGGCCCTGCCGGAGAACTCCCTCTGGCGGGACCTGGACTTCGTGCGGGGCGGGCGCGTCCACGCCCTCGACCCGGGCACGTGGTTCTTCGGCGGGCCGTTCTCGACCGGCCAGGTCGCCGACGAGATCACGCGCGCGCTCACCTCGTGA
- a CDS encoding IucA/IucC family protein yields MSQVQSPDPVAEADRAAVETLLRCWVRETGVPRPAGGALRLELPAAGTAVEAPVRYWSPAGWHRFGPARLPSGAPACATVLAALLGAEAANGDPECVNDLTVRVGDSVRRVAGFLRVRAAAPADPAGTTPFLAAEQALLTGHPLHPTPKSREGLTEAEAARYSPETRGSFPLHWFAADPSVVSSDSSLDRSAADLLAPFAGDGPARPGGTVLVPAHPWQAQDAVHRPAVRALLDAGLLHDLGPAGPAWSPTSSVRTLYRADAAVMLKFSLGLRITNSRRENTRSELRRGLAVDRLLTAGLGRALHAAHPGFAIVRDPAWLAVDAAPGGGGGGGGGDGTGLDVVVRANPFPASSAVQGRCVAGLVSPRPDLPGGRSALAVLVHALAERTGRPVAEVGEEWFARYAEHVVGPVLWLYAVYGLGLEAHQQNTLVVLDGEGWPAGGRYRDNQGYYFSPARSGALYGWVPGVGRDLGTYVADEVVDERLAYYVGVNNLLGLVGALGSQGLADETRLLRLAGRFLAGAAAEHGGRLRLAALLREEPTLRCKANLLTRVRGMDELTGPLEEQSVYVDIANPLAEAGR; encoded by the coding sequence ATGAGCCAGGTCCAGTCCCCGGACCCCGTCGCGGAGGCCGACCGGGCCGCCGTCGAGACCCTGCTGCGCTGCTGGGTGCGGGAGACCGGGGTGCCCCGGCCGGCCGGCGGCGCGCTGCGCCTGGAGCTGCCGGCGGCCGGCACGGCGGTCGAGGCGCCCGTGCGGTACTGGTCGCCCGCCGGCTGGCACCGCTTCGGGCCCGCCCGGCTGCCGTCCGGCGCGCCCGCCTGCGCCACGGTGCTCGCCGCGCTGCTCGGCGCCGAGGCCGCGAACGGCGACCCGGAGTGCGTCAACGACCTGACCGTGCGGGTCGGCGACTCGGTGCGCCGCGTCGCCGGGTTCCTGCGGGTCCGGGCCGCCGCCCCCGCCGACCCGGCCGGCACGACGCCGTTCCTCGCCGCCGAGCAGGCCCTCCTCACCGGGCACCCGCTGCACCCGACGCCCAAGAGCCGCGAGGGGCTCACCGAGGCGGAGGCCGCCCGCTACTCCCCCGAGACCCGCGGCTCCTTCCCGCTGCACTGGTTCGCCGCCGACCCGTCCGTCGTCTCCTCCGACTCGTCCCTCGACCGGAGCGCCGCGGACCTCCTCGCCCCCTTCGCCGGGGACGGCCCGGCGCGGCCCGGCGGCACGGTCCTGGTCCCCGCCCACCCGTGGCAGGCGCAGGACGCCGTCCACCGGCCCGCCGTGCGGGCCCTCCTCGACGCGGGCCTGCTGCACGACCTGGGCCCGGCCGGCCCCGCCTGGTCGCCCACCTCCTCCGTGCGGACGCTGTACCGGGCCGACGCGGCGGTGATGCTGAAGTTCTCCCTGGGCCTGCGCATCACCAACTCGCGGCGCGAGAACACCCGTTCCGAGCTGCGCCGGGGCCTGGCCGTCGACCGGCTCCTCACCGCCGGGCTCGGCCGGGCCCTGCACGCCGCGCACCCGGGTTTCGCGATCGTCCGCGACCCGGCGTGGCTCGCCGTCGACGCCGCGCCCGGCGGCGGTGGCGGCGGCGGCGGCGGCGACGGCACCGGCCTCGACGTGGTGGTCCGCGCCAACCCGTTCCCGGCGTCCTCGGCGGTGCAGGGCCGGTGCGTCGCCGGGCTGGTCTCGCCCCGCCCCGACCTGCCCGGCGGCCGGTCCGCCCTGGCGGTGCTGGTGCACGCCCTCGCCGAGCGGACCGGCCGGCCCGTCGCCGAGGTCGGCGAGGAGTGGTTCGCCCGCTACGCCGAACACGTCGTCGGCCCCGTCCTGTGGCTGTACGCCGTCTACGGGCTGGGCCTGGAGGCGCACCAGCAGAACACCCTCGTCGTCCTCGACGGCGAGGGCTGGCCCGCCGGCGGCCGGTACCGCGACAACCAGGGCTACTACTTCTCCCCCGCCCGCAGCGGCGCCCTGTACGGCTGGGTGCCGGGCGTCGGGCGGGACCTCGGCACGTACGTCGCGGACGAGGTCGTCGACGAGCGGCTCGCCTACTACGTCGGCGTCAACAACCTGCTCGGCCTCGTCGGCGCGCTCGGCTCCCAGGGCCTCGCGGACGAGACGCGGCTGCTGCGGCTCGCCGGCCGGTTCCTCGCCGGGGCGGCGGCCGAGCACGGCGGTCGGCTGCGGCTGGCGGCGCTGCTGCGGGAGGAGCCGACGCTGCGCTGCAAGGCGAACCTGCTGACGCGGGTGCGCGGCATGGACGAGCTGACCGGCCCGCTGGAGGAGCAGTCGGTGTACGTGGACATCGCCAACCCGCTGGCGGAGGCGGGCAGGTGA
- a CDS encoding GNAT family N-acetyltransferase — translation AVAGAGAFTLRAVDPAADAGLLHGWMNDPEVAAYWEMAQPEERIAAYLREQVGSAHSTPYVGCVGGVPVSYWELYRADLDPLRHHYPARPRDAGVHLLLGPPAHRGRGLGTALLRAVSDWLLRTDPYAGRVVAEPDVRNERSVRAFERAGFRLVRRIDLPTKRAALMVRERAA, via the coding sequence GGGCGGTGGCGGGGGCGGGCGCGTTCACGCTGCGCGCGGTCGACCCGGCCGCCGACGCGGGGCTGCTCCACGGGTGGATGAACGACCCGGAGGTGGCCGCGTACTGGGAGATGGCGCAGCCGGAGGAGCGGATCGCGGCCTACCTGCGGGAGCAGGTGGGCAGCGCCCACTCCACGCCGTACGTCGGCTGCGTCGGCGGCGTCCCGGTGAGCTACTGGGAGCTGTACCGGGCCGACCTGGACCCGCTGCGCCACCACTATCCGGCGCGGCCCCGCGACGCCGGGGTGCACCTGCTGCTCGGCCCGCCGGCGCACCGGGGCCGGGGGCTCGGCACGGCGCTGCTGCGGGCCGTCTCCGACTGGCTGCTGCGCACCGACCCGTACGCCGGGCGCGTCGTCGCCGAACCGGACGTGCGCAACGAGCGGTCCGTGCGCGCCTTCGAACGGGCCGGTTTCCGGCTGGTCCGGCGGATCGACCTGCCCACGAAGCGGGCGGCGCTCATGGTCCGCGAGCGCGCGGCGTGA
- a CDS encoding ABC transporter ATP-binding protein yields MSVGIDARGLALGHGGEPVASGIDLAPAPGAVTALVGPNGSGKSTLLRALARLHAPDAGRIVLDGRDLAEYRPRELARKLSFLTQSPVVPAGVTVEELVAYGRHPHRGLLGGGGDGDREAVSWALDATGLRPLAGRTLDRLSGGERQRAWIAMALAQRTGLLLLDEPTTYLDLRYQIEVLRLVRRLADGHGITVVVVLHDLNQAAAFSDAVVVLAGGRIVASGTPARALTEDTVRAAFRIDATVTLDPRTGVPTCLPRWREPSPAAPAAG; encoded by the coding sequence GTGAGCGTGGGGATCGACGCGCGGGGCCTCGCCCTGGGCCACGGGGGCGAGCCCGTCGCGTCCGGCATCGACCTGGCCCCGGCGCCCGGCGCGGTCACGGCGCTCGTCGGCCCGAACGGCTCCGGCAAGTCCACCCTGCTGCGGGCGCTGGCCCGGCTGCACGCCCCCGACGCGGGGCGGATCGTCCTCGACGGGCGGGACCTGGCGGAGTACCGACCGCGGGAACTGGCCCGGAAGCTCAGCTTCCTGACGCAGTCGCCGGTCGTGCCCGCCGGGGTGACCGTCGAGGAGCTGGTCGCGTACGGCCGCCACCCGCACCGGGGGCTGCTGGGAGGCGGCGGCGACGGGGACCGGGAGGCGGTCTCCTGGGCGCTGGACGCCACGGGGCTGCGGCCGCTGGCCGGGCGCACCCTGGACCGGCTGTCGGGGGGCGAGCGGCAGCGGGCGTGGATCGCGATGGCGCTGGCCCAGCGGACCGGGCTGCTGCTGCTGGACGAGCCGACGACGTACCTCGACCTCCGATACCAGATCGAGGTGCTGCGGCTGGTGCGGCGGCTGGCCGACGGGCACGGCATCACCGTGGTGGTGGTGCTGCACGACCTGAACCAGGCCGCCGCGTTCTCCGACGCGGTGGTCGTCCTGGCGGGGGGCCGGATCGTCGCGTCCGGCACGCCCGCGCGGGCGCTGACGGAGGACACCGTCCGCGCCGCCTTCCGCATCGACGCGACCGTCACCCTCGACCCCCGCACGGGGGTGCCGACCTGCCTGCCCCGGTGGCGCGAGCCGTCGCCGGCGGCCCCGGCGGCCGGCTGA